From the genome of Proteus vulgaris, one region includes:
- the ampD gene encoding 1,6-anhydro-N-acetylmuramyl-L-alanine amidase AmpD, with protein sequence MEIKQGWLIDVRKVPSPNHDKRPEGEAPSLLIVHNISLPPGQFGGPYIDRLFTNTLSEEDHPFFSEIIDLRVSAHCLIRRDGEIVQYVPFTDRAWHAGVSLYKGREKCNDFSIGIELEGTDNCDFTPNQYQQLAKITQSLITLYPAIKENITGHSDVAPNRKTDPGPHFDWDYFHSLLTK encoded by the coding sequence GTGGAAATTAAACAAGGTTGGCTTATTGATGTAAGAAAAGTACCTTCACCAAATCATGATAAAAGGCCTGAAGGCGAAGCCCCCTCTTTACTGATTGTTCACAATATCAGTTTGCCACCAGGTCAATTTGGTGGGCCTTATATTGATAGGTTATTTACCAATACGTTATCAGAGGAAGATCATCCTTTTTTTAGTGAAATAATCGACTTAAGAGTATCTGCTCATTGTCTTATTCGGCGTGATGGTGAAATTGTGCAATATGTGCCTTTTACAGATAGAGCGTGGCATGCGGGCGTTTCTTTATATAAAGGTAGAGAAAAGTGCAATGATTTCTCTATTGGTATAGAGCTTGAAGGCACTGATAATTGTGATTTTACACCAAACCAATATCAGCAATTAGCCAAGATAACTCAATCACTTATTACGCTTTATCCTGCCATTAAAGAGAACATTACAGGGCATAGTGATGTTGCACCAAATAGAAAAACAGATCCAGGGCCTCACTTTGATTGGGACTATTTTCATAGTTTGTTAACGAAATAA
- the ppdD gene encoding prepilin peptidase-dependent pilin, with protein MNALNYHSSENGFTLMELMIVIAIISILSSVAIPAYQGYIQKAALTDILQTLSPYRSAVELCRYENELHHCDSDSTFMPPQFRSRYLSEVSVLNGVINATGKAQLEGLTIVMSLEKNAGDYLPIWRTQCSATNTRLQKQCTEIFKSY; from the coding sequence ATGAACGCACTTAATTATCACTCATCTGAAAATGGCTTTACCCTTATGGAACTCATGATTGTCATTGCCATTATTTCTATTCTAAGCTCTGTCGCTATTCCTGCTTATCAAGGCTATATCCAAAAAGCGGCTTTAACCGATATTTTGCAAACGCTCTCCCCTTATCGTTCAGCCGTTGAATTATGTCGTTATGAAAATGAACTTCACCATTGCGATTCTGACTCAACATTTATGCCACCACAATTTCGCAGTCGATATCTTTCTGAAGTATCCGTATTAAATGGTGTCATTAATGCAACCGGGAAAGCACAACTTGAAGGCCTAACTATTGTTATGTCTTTAGAAAAAAATGCGGGAGATTATCTTCCTATATGGAGGACACAATGCTCCGCCACTAATACTAGGTTACAAAAGCAATGCACTGAAATATTCAAATCATATTAA
- a CDS encoding ATPase, T2SS/T4P/T4SS family, which produces MDITYSATEFIEHLLRHSILMRVSDLHIEPQQFNFRIRARIDNHLYLFSPPPDEFSEEIVTRLKILANLNITEKRLPQDGQFTWSYHDKNYSIRIATLPTLYGEKIVLRLINNLQQPELNHLGFQPSHLTLLKKYLNLPQGMILVTGPTGSGKTLTLYSCLHYLNKDNRNINSVEDPIELPLDGINQIQICEKMGITFTTILRALLRQDPDIIMVGEIRDPPTAEMAIKTAQTGHLVLSTLHTNSTDATLMRLHNLGIAKDLIHSCISLIISQRLVRCLCSHCKTCLPNKKQININEEIIELPNWQAIGCQQCSSGYKGRTAIYDCFEPTKQAHASPYNLLHSGFLLIKQGITTLEEVYQTLGDIE; this is translated from the coding sequence ATGGATATCACATACTCAGCAACAGAATTTATTGAACATCTATTACGCCATAGCATTTTAATGCGTGTTTCTGATTTACATATTGAACCTCAACAATTCAATTTTAGAATTAGAGCCAGAATAGATAACCATTTATATTTATTTTCTCCACCTCCGGATGAATTTTCAGAAGAAATAGTGACACGTTTAAAAATATTGGCTAACTTAAATATTACAGAAAAACGATTACCTCAGGATGGTCAATTTACTTGGTCTTATCATGATAAAAACTATTCAATACGAATAGCCACACTTCCCACTCTTTATGGTGAAAAAATCGTTTTGCGCCTTATTAATAACCTCCAACAACCTGAATTAAACCATTTAGGATTTCAACCATCTCATTTAACACTATTAAAAAAATATTTAAATTTACCGCAAGGTATGATTTTAGTCACAGGCCCAACAGGTAGTGGAAAAACACTAACTTTATATAGTTGCTTACATTATTTAAATAAAGATAACCGTAATATAAATAGTGTTGAAGATCCCATCGAATTACCACTAGATGGTATTAATCAAATTCAGATTTGTGAAAAAATGGGGATCACATTTACTACAATACTACGCGCATTATTACGTCAAGATCCCGATATTATAATGGTAGGTGAGATTCGCGATCCCCCCACTGCTGAAATGGCAATAAAAACAGCACAAACAGGACATCTTGTTTTATCCACATTACACACTAACTCCACAGATGCCACCTTAATGCGCCTACATAATTTAGGCATTGCAAAAGATCTTATTCACTCTTGTATTAGTTTGATTATTTCACAGCGATTAGTGCGCTGTTTATGCTCACATTGTAAAACCTGCTTACCCAATAAAAAACAGATTAATATCAATGAAGAAATCATTGAATTACCGAATTGGCAAGCAATAGGTTGCCAGCAATGCAGTTCTGGTTATAAAGGAAGAACGGCAATCTATGACTGTTTTGAACCAACAAAACAAGCACATGCATCTCCCTATAATTTACTCCATTCAGGTTTTCTATTAATAAAACAAGGGATAACAACACTTGAGGAGGTTTATCAAACACTGGGGGATATTGAATGA
- a CDS encoding type II secretion system F family protein, whose protein sequence is MRLQQIYHYDALSYQGEWCSGNILASSNNDVFIKLVQQQKIPIKIHLYKIVIFQENDKKYRIQLLEQLALLLHSGLALLPALTLLKNECRYVHWQCVLDDIIFNLMQGGTLSKQLSRYPVYFPLSLVRFIFIGEESGKLNEVITLQITQLKKQQEIVKKIKKSFKYPLFLLVILFSITSIMLLYVLPEYQSLYSAFNTELPDLTLALISFSKWFSNYIFIMLVSFIGLILLYHFIRHYSPLFYYYEQAILLHLPYFGTLLKYHQLYLIFQIISITQQAGLPLLQGLTIIIEQLTHPIYKRQLLQMSEHITQGKSLSLFMKNASYFPPICHQFIICAENSGQLLYFCQQLSDWFYHQLEEQLNTISTWLEPMLMAIIALIIGTLIMAMYLPILQLGDTIQ, encoded by the coding sequence ATGAGATTACAGCAAATTTATCATTACGATGCATTGAGCTATCAAGGCGAATGGTGTTCAGGAAACATTCTCGCATCATCAAATAATGATGTTTTTATTAAATTAGTACAGCAACAAAAAATTCCCATAAAAATACATTTATACAAAATCGTGATATTCCAAGAAAATGATAAAAAATATCGTATTCAATTACTTGAACAACTCGCATTATTACTTCACTCAGGTTTAGCACTTTTACCTGCTTTAACGCTATTAAAAAATGAGTGTCGTTATGTTCATTGGCAATGTGTATTAGATGATATTATTTTTAACTTAATGCAAGGCGGTACATTATCAAAACAGTTAAGCCGTTATCCCGTTTATTTTCCACTTTCATTAGTACGCTTTATTTTTATTGGCGAAGAAAGTGGAAAGTTAAATGAAGTCATAACACTTCAAATAACACAATTAAAAAAACAACAAGAAATAGTTAAAAAAATAAAAAAATCTTTTAAATACCCACTTTTTTTATTGGTTATTTTATTTTCTATTACCAGTATTATGTTGTTATATGTTTTACCAGAATATCAATCCTTATACAGTGCCTTTAATACTGAGCTTCCTGATTTAACATTAGCATTAATTTCTTTCTCAAAATGGTTTTCTAACTATATTTTTATAATGCTCGTTTCCTTTATTGGGCTAATATTGCTTTATCATTTTATCCGGCATTATTCACCACTCTTTTATTATTATGAACAAGCTATTTTGCTTCATCTACCTTATTTCGGTACGCTATTAAAATACCATCAACTCTATCTTATTTTTCAGATAATAAGTATTACACAACAAGCTGGATTACCGTTATTACAAGGCTTAACGATTATTATAGAACAACTTACACATCCCATTTATAAACGCCAGCTATTACAAATGAGTGAACACATTACGCAAGGAAAATCATTAAGTTTATTTATGAAAAATGCGTCTTATTTTCCACCCATTTGCCATCAATTTATCATTTGTGCAGAAAATTCAGGACAGTTACTCTATTTTTGTCAACAATTAAGTGATTGGTTTTATCATCAGCTTGAAGAACAATTAAATACTATCAGTACATGGTTAGAGCCGATGTTAATGGCGATAATTGCATTGATTATTGGTACATTAATCATGGCTATGTATCTTCCTATATTACAGTTAGGTGATACTATACAGTGA
- the coaE gene encoding dephospho-CoA kinase (Dephospho-CoA kinase (CoaE) performs the final step in coenzyme A biosynthesis.), whose protein sequence is MAYTVALTGGIGSGKTTIANAFASLGVPLVDADVIARLVVEPHSFGLNALHQHFGDNILLPDGSLNRAQLRQIIFQNDEEKTWVNNLLHPLIQQETQKQIQQIKTPYFIWVVPLLIENKLTHLASRVLVVDVTQEEQIVRTMKRDGVSREQVLYILKAQAQRQERLAAADDIIENHDNSQNIIGKVKQLHQHYLELAQQALQDNSHE, encoded by the coding sequence ATGGCTTATACGGTTGCTCTTACAGGCGGAATAGGTAGTGGTAAAACCACTATTGCTAATGCTTTTGCCTCATTAGGTGTACCTCTTGTTGATGCTGATGTTATTGCTCGATTAGTGGTAGAACCTCATTCCTTTGGGCTAAATGCGCTACATCAACATTTTGGTGACAACATTTTATTGCCTGATGGTTCATTAAACCGAGCTCAGCTACGCCAGATTATTTTTCAAAATGATGAAGAAAAAACTTGGGTCAATAATCTTCTTCACCCTTTGATACAGCAAGAGACTCAAAAACAAATACAACAAATTAAAACCCCTTATTTTATTTGGGTTGTTCCTTTATTAATTGAAAATAAATTAACTCACTTAGCCTCTCGTGTTCTTGTCGTTGATGTCACCCAAGAAGAACAAATAGTAAGAACAATGAAACGGGATGGCGTAAGCCGAGAGCAAGTACTCTATATTTTAAAGGCACAAGCTCAAAGACAAGAACGATTAGCCGCTGCTGATGATATTATTGAAAATCACGATAATAGCCAAAATATAATTGGCAAAGTTAAGCAACTCCATCAGCATTACTTAGAATTAGCTCAACAAGCGTTACAGGACAACAGCCATGAGTGA
- the zapD gene encoding cell division protein ZapD, whose product MSDDITTIIFEHPLNEKMRSWLRIENSLIQINSFRTIDSLPTALSFFRAISEFIEVLDRGEIRAELLKELEKRQKKLQQWLSFPNVDKEIVTQIINELAENAAVLSQAPRIGQHLKQDKVISLVKQRLSIPGGCCNFDVPALHLWLSLPQTTRDERLQNWMTGLLPLQNALNSLLTLIRQSDIFKPALSHRGFYQDSAEEGELLRLKIAIDHQIYPQVSGHKNRYAIRFLPLNSENGTIPLELPFEIACC is encoded by the coding sequence ATGAGTGATGACATCACAACTATCATCTTCGAACATCCCTTAAATGAAAAAATGCGTTCATGGCTTAGAATTGAAAACTCATTAATTCAAATTAACAGTTTTCGGACAATTGATTCATTACCCACCGCACTCTCTTTTTTCCGCGCGATATCAGAATTTATTGAAGTGCTTGATCGTGGTGAAATTCGTGCTGAACTACTTAAAGAATTAGAAAAAAGACAAAAAAAATTACAACAATGGCTTTCATTTCCCAATGTTGATAAAGAAATTGTCACTCAAATTATTAATGAACTGGCCGAAAATGCAGCGGTATTAAGTCAAGCTCCGCGAATTGGTCAGCACTTAAAACAAGATAAAGTGATTAGCTTAGTCAAACAGCGTCTAAGCATTCCTGGTGGATGCTGTAACTTTGATGTGCCAGCATTGCATTTGTGGTTAAGTTTACCTCAAACCACCCGTGATGAAAGATTACAAAACTGGATGACAGGTTTGTTACCATTACAAAATGCATTAAATAGCTTACTAACGCTTATTCGACAATCAGATATTTTTAAACCAGCGTTAAGCCATCGTGGTTTTTACCAAGATAGTGCTGAAGAAGGTGAATTGCTACGTCTTAAAATTGCCATTGACCACCAGATCTACCCTCAAGTATCTGGTCATAAAAATCGTTACGCGATCCGCTTCTTACCACTTAATAGTGAAAATGGAACAATACCGCTAGAACTACCCTTTGAGATTGCTTGTTGCTAA
- the yacG gene encoding DNA gyrase inhibitor YacG has product MSEELIVKCPTCQTEVIWNESSPYRPFCSKRCQLIDLGEWADESKRIPSQSDINDSDDWSEAPQSEPKDF; this is encoded by the coding sequence ATGAGCGAAGAATTAATTGTGAAATGTCCAACCTGTCAAACAGAAGTTATTTGGAATGAAAGTAGCCCTTATCGTCCTTTTTGTAGTAAACGTTGCCAACTTATTGATTTAGGTGAATGGGCTGACGAATCAAAACGCATTCCAAGTCAAAGCGATATCAATGACAGTGACGACTGGAGTGAAGCGCCACAATCTGAGCCTAAAGATTTTTAA
- the mutT gene encoding 8-oxo-dGTP diphosphatase MutT translates to MDKKKLHIAAGIICDQNNNVFITQRPLKSHMGGFWEFPGGKLEDKETPEQALVRELQEEIGIDVTQCSLFETVEHDFPDRHITLSFFLVTQWDNEPYGKEGQDSKWTSIASLNADDFPPANRTIVALLQK, encoded by the coding sequence ATGGATAAAAAAAAGCTACATATTGCTGCGGGTATTATTTGTGATCAAAACAATAATGTCTTTATCACCCAACGCCCTCTAAAATCGCATATGGGGGGATTTTGGGAATTTCCGGGGGGAAAGTTAGAAGATAAAGAAACTCCGGAGCAGGCGTTAGTGCGTGAGTTACAAGAGGAAATTGGTATTGATGTAACACAGTGCTCGCTTTTTGAAACGGTAGAGCATGATTTTCCAGATAGGCACATCACATTATCTTTTTTCTTAGTGACTCAATGGGATAATGAGCCATACGGTAAAGAAGGGCAAGATTCAAAATGGACTTCTATCGCATCATTAAATGCTGATGATTTTCCACCGGCTAACCGCACAATTGTGGCGTTGTTACAAAAATAA
- a CDS encoding aromatic amino acid transporter: protein MENKSVNKEPSIIVGGFVLGGAMIGAGMFSLPTIMSGAWFINSLFILFIVCFFMFHSGIYILECISKYGAGTNYFHISKELLPTWACYLANASLIFVLYILIYAYISAAGSIIYEASLLYGINLNLKAIFFVFTIVLGATIWWGGACASRLTSIFLFIKIVLFVFAFSGLFFKASGDLLFSATFEGKSQLYLYPFIFIIIPYAITSFGYHGNVCSLYKLYHENERKVVKSCVIGCVLALVIYLLWMIGTMGNLPREQFITIIQKGGNLDAFIDSLYTVLNSKYIEGFLLWFSISAVFCSFLGVAIGLFDYILASLKFKDNKTGRLKSGVLCFTPPLLLCLLFPNGFLIAIAYAGTAACVWAIICPAVMALKAREKFPNSGFKVWGGKGLIYSVIAFGAVGIICQTLAQFGFLPIYR from the coding sequence ATGGAAAATAAGTCGGTAAATAAAGAACCCTCAATTATTGTAGGGGGATTTGTGTTGGGTGGCGCCATGATCGGTGCGGGAATGTTTAGCCTCCCAACAATAATGTCTGGCGCTTGGTTTATTAACTCACTCTTTATATTGTTTATTGTTTGTTTTTTTATGTTTCACTCAGGGATTTATATTCTGGAATGTATTTCAAAATATGGGGCAGGAACAAACTACTTTCATATATCAAAAGAGTTATTGCCAACATGGGCCTGTTATCTTGCTAATGCATCTTTAATATTTGTATTATATATATTAATTTATGCTTATATTTCTGCAGCGGGTTCGATTATTTATGAGGCGTCATTATTATATGGCATTAATCTAAACCTTAAAGCAATATTTTTTGTATTCACTATCGTGCTTGGAGCAACAATATGGTGGGGAGGCGCTTGTGCGAGTCGCTTAACTTCCATTTTCTTATTTATTAAAATTGTTCTATTTGTATTCGCTTTTTCTGGTTTATTTTTTAAAGCAAGTGGCGACTTATTATTTAGCGCAACTTTTGAAGGGAAAAGCCAGTTATATCTTTATCCATTTATTTTTATCATTATTCCTTATGCGATAACTTCATTTGGATATCATGGAAACGTTTGTAGCCTTTATAAGCTTTATCATGAAAATGAAAGAAAGGTTGTTAAGAGTTGTGTGATTGGTTGTGTATTAGCGCTAGTGATTTATTTACTTTGGATGATTGGTACTATGGGGAATCTACCCCGTGAACAATTTATTACCATTATTCAAAAAGGTGGTAACTTAGATGCCTTTATTGATTCGTTATATACCGTCTTGAATAGTAAATATATTGAAGGTTTTTTATTATGGTTCTCAATTAGTGCCGTATTCTGTTCATTCTTAGGGGTAGCGATTGGTTTGTTTGACTATATTTTAGCATCACTGAAATTTAAAGATAACAAAACAGGGCGCTTAAAATCAGGTGTTTTATGTTTCACACCACCTTTATTGCTCTGCTTGCTTTTCCCTAATGGTTTCTTAATTGCAATTGCGTATGCAGGTACGGCGGCTTGTGTCTGGGCAATTATTTGTCCTGCAGTTATGGCATTGAAAGCGCGAGAAAAATTTCCTAACTCAGGTTTTAAAGTGTGGGGGGGGAAAGGGTTAATTTATTCTGTTATCGCTTTTGGTGCTGTAGGTATTATTTGCCAAACATTAGCACAGTTTGGTTTCTTGCCTATTTATCGTTAA